GCAGGTACGTGGTCACGAGGCGCAGCGCCTGAACGGAGTCGCCGTCGCCGAGCGGGTTCGGGGGCGTCGCGGCGACGCTCGTTATGGCGTCGCTGAGGCACGCCACCGCCGTGCTCCGCGCCAGCGCGACGGGCGCGGTGAGCAGGGCCTGCGCGTCCATGATGATGGCGGCGGGGCGCGTCTTCGGGTCGAACAGCTCCAGGCGATGACTGCTGCCCGGGTCCAGCACCGCCGTGCCCGCGCGGTTCATCGCGGTCGTCGGCGTGGTCGGCACGAGCACGTTCGGCAGCTTGGGCTTCGCCAGACGCGGGCTGACGGGCGGCTTGCCCGGCGGGTACTGGGTGCAGAGCTTGTGCACATCGTCGCCCTCGGCGAGGACGATGGTGATGGCGCGGGCCGTGACGATGGCGCTGCCGCCGCCGACGGCCACGATCATGTCGGCGCCCGCCTTGCGCGCGGCCTGCACTCCGGCCAGCACGGCGGGCAGCGGCGACGAGGCCTGCACGCCGTCGAACGCGCCCGCGTAGCGTTCGCCGAGGGCCTGGCCGATGCGCGCCAGCAGGTCGGTGCGGTGCGCCACCGACTGGCCGCACACGACGAAGGCCTTCGTGGCGCCGGTGCGCTCCGCCTCCGACTTCAGGTTGCCGAGCGCGTCCTTGCCCGCGTACACGCGGACGTCCGAGCCGCGATAGCGGAACGTGTTCACGTAGTCCATATCTACACCGCCACGCCCGATTCGATGAGGCGACGCGCCTCCTCGACTGAGTAGCCGAGCACGTTCGTCAGGATGTCCATATTGTCCTGCGCCAGAAGCGAGCCCGTCCTGTATTCCGGCTTGGCCTCGCTCAGGTGCCAGGGCGTTGTGAGATACAACAGCGGTCCTTGTTGCGGGTGCGGCACGCGCGCGAAGACGCCCCGCGCGTTGAGGTGCTCGTCCTCCAGCAGGTCGCGGATGTCGCGCACGGCGCTCGCCGGAACGCCGACGCCCTGGAGCCGTCGCTCAAGGTCGGTGTTGCTCTGCGTGCGCGTCCAGCCTTCCACAAGGGTGTCCAGCTCGGCCCTGCGCGTCCAGCGGGCGTAGCGGTCGGCAAAGCGGGCGTC
This sequence is a window from Dehalococcoidia bacterium. Protein-coding genes within it:
- a CDS encoding iron-containing alcohol dehydrogenase family protein yields the protein MDYVNTFRYRGSDVRVYAGKDALGNLKSEAERTGATKAFVVCGQSVAHRTDLLARIGQALGERYAGAFDGVQASSPLPAVLAGVQAARKAGADMIVAVGGGSAIVTARAITIVLAEGDDVHKLCTQYPPGKPPVSPRLAKPKLPNVLVPTTPTTAMNRAGTAVLDPGSSHRLELFDPKTRPAAIIMDAQALLTAPVALARSTAVACLSDAITSVAATPPNPLGDGDSVQALRLVTTYLPRLVREPENADARVMLATAAFLCNRSADAEGGGSGQFGVVRSLAHCLASRYPRVGHGGAYAIVTVPCLRFNLAATLPGQARLAEALGARTKGMSDEEAALAAHAAIEGLLRNLGMPLRLGEVGVPREACDAVAADAMTDFFLFRNARKIRDVSELAEVLRGAW